TTAGATAGCGGTTTCAATACCTTTTTTGCGCAACAAGGTAGTTCGGCTGATACCTAACATCTTGGCTGCCTTAGAGCGGTTACCATCATAATGATTAAGCGCAAAACTAATCAATTCCTCTTCCACTGTTGACATGACAAGACGGTGCAGATGGTGACATTGCTGACCGTTGAGGTTGCTAATGTATTCGGAAAGAGTTTCTGACAGGC
This region of Candidatus Persebacteraceae bacterium Df01 genomic DNA includes:
- a CDS encoding Fis family transcriptional regulator — encoded protein: MPFPNNTLHRRFTDSLSETLSEYISNLNGQQCHHLHRLVMSTVEEELISFALNHYDGNRSKAAKMLGISRTTLLRKKGIETAI